One Coffea arabica cultivar ET-39 chromosome 5c, Coffea Arabica ET-39 HiFi, whole genome shotgun sequence DNA window includes the following coding sequences:
- the LOC113690275 gene encoding zinc finger CCCH domain-containing protein 13-like isoform X1: MVERKLYKTKLCVLYQKGHCHRQTCSFAHGSTELRRSFNGRRDNRVSDLRDRLDRRRSPPHRYSPGRDAQGKHASHGDSPRGREGMRKRRKKQHIDGESEFSGSLRLFEGTEDKMKEPRRASFEPKDLLDEQLRKAQSEFKILEDHKRELENYLEERNLEANRITSKIQELEMQLSQEKEESERVASKIKKFIKAYNRQMRLEDELKRSQTQVQKLCDQLSLDLSRSGAMEEDPGIKNRSYEGSGNDVSPKVELQKNISPSNKRPRVHSEVDDMSNQVISRKDQGLVMGKVRLEKMSRWNPQSKNYKKAEISSTGKNASRPLADEYKSKKAKTSSADISVFDKSKVSESGLALPSTSMAAHAIDDVADIVETEEKFEGTGNLITDEKEAAFKIPPSPLPPPPPPPIPQNAHVQYQGDDENVDIDGTEEETVEVDVV, translated from the exons ATGGTGGAGAGAAAGCTTTACAAAACGAAGCTATGCGTATTATACCAGAAGGGCCACTGCCATCGCCAGACCTGCTCCTTCGCTCATGGAAGCACCGAGCTCCGCCGCTCCTTCAATG GTAGGCGAGACAATCGTGTTAGTGACTTGAGAGATAGGCTTGATAGAAGGCGTTCGCCACCCCACAGATACTCCCCTGGTAGAGATGCACAAGGGAAGCATGCTTCCCATG GAGATAGTCCTCGAGGACGGGAGGGAATGAG GAAACGAAGAAAGAAACAACACATAGATGGCGAAAGTGAATTTTCTGGAAGTTTGAGATTGTTTGAGGGAACTGAAGATAAAATGAAAGAGCCAAGACGGGCATCTTTTGAACCCAAAGATCTTCTTGATGAGCAG CTAAGGAAAGCTCAATCTGAGTTTAAGATTCTGGAGGACCACAAAAGAGAACTGGAG AATTACCTGGAAGAGAGGAATCTGGAAGCAAAcaggataacttcaaaaatcCAAGAGCTTGAAATGCAACTGAGCCAGGAAAAAGAGGAATCTGAAAG GGTGGCCTCAAAGATTAAGAAGTTCATCAAAGCATATAATCGGCAGATGCGTCTAGAAGATGAACTCAAAAG GTCACAGACTCAAGTTCAGAAGCTTTGTGATCAGCTTTCGTTGGATTTGTCTCGATCTGGTGCCATGGAGGAGGATCCTGGCATCAAGAATAGGAGTTATGAAGGGAGTGGGAATGATGTAAGCCCAAAAGTTGAGCTACAAAAGAACATATCTCCAAGTAATAAAAGGCCACGAGTTCATTCAGAAGTGGATGATATGTCAAATCAAG TGATCTCAAGAAAAGATCAAGGATTGGTTATGGGGAAAGTCAGATTGGAGAAGATGTCTAGATGGAATCCTCAGtccaaaaattataagaaagCTGAGATAAGTAGCACGGGAAAGAATGCATCAAGGCCCTTAGCAGATGAATACAAGTCCAAAAAGGCCAAAACTTCTTCAGCTGATATTTCTGTATTTGATAAG TCAAAGGTTTCTGAATCAGGTCTTGCTTTGCCCTCTACCAGCATGGCTGCCCATGCAATCGATGACGTTGCTGATATTGTTGAAACAGAGGAGAAGTTTGAGGGAACTGGAAACTTGATAACAGATGAAAAGGAAGCTGCATTTAAAATTCCACCATCGCCTTTACCTCCTCCGCCACCTCCTCCTATTCCTCAAAATGCTCATGTACAG TACCAGGGGGATGATGAGAACGTAGATATAGACGGTACTGAGGAGGAAACAGTAGAAGTGGATGTTGTCTGA
- the LOC113690275 gene encoding zinc finger CCCH domain-containing protein 13-like isoform X2 has product MRKRRKKQHIDGESEFSGSLRLFEGTEDKMKEPRRASFEPKDLLDEQLRKAQSEFKILEDHKRELENYLEERNLEANRITSKIQELEMQLSQEKEESERVASKIKKFIKAYNRQMRLEDELKRSQTQVQKLCDQLSLDLSRSGAMEEDPGIKNRSYEGSGNDVSPKVELQKNISPSNKRPRVHSEVDDMSNQVISRKDQGLVMGKVRLEKMSRWNPQSKNYKKAEISSTGKNASRPLADEYKSKKAKTSSADISVFDKSKVSESGLALPSTSMAAHAIDDVADIVETEEKFEGTGNLITDEKEAAFKIPPSPLPPPPPPPIPQNAHVQYQGDDENVDIDGTEEETVEVDVV; this is encoded by the exons ATGAG GAAACGAAGAAAGAAACAACACATAGATGGCGAAAGTGAATTTTCTGGAAGTTTGAGATTGTTTGAGGGAACTGAAGATAAAATGAAAGAGCCAAGACGGGCATCTTTTGAACCCAAAGATCTTCTTGATGAGCAG CTAAGGAAAGCTCAATCTGAGTTTAAGATTCTGGAGGACCACAAAAGAGAACTGGAG AATTACCTGGAAGAGAGGAATCTGGAAGCAAAcaggataacttcaaaaatcCAAGAGCTTGAAATGCAACTGAGCCAGGAAAAAGAGGAATCTGAAAG GGTGGCCTCAAAGATTAAGAAGTTCATCAAAGCATATAATCGGCAGATGCGTCTAGAAGATGAACTCAAAAG GTCACAGACTCAAGTTCAGAAGCTTTGTGATCAGCTTTCGTTGGATTTGTCTCGATCTGGTGCCATGGAGGAGGATCCTGGCATCAAGAATAGGAGTTATGAAGGGAGTGGGAATGATGTAAGCCCAAAAGTTGAGCTACAAAAGAACATATCTCCAAGTAATAAAAGGCCACGAGTTCATTCAGAAGTGGATGATATGTCAAATCAAG TGATCTCAAGAAAAGATCAAGGATTGGTTATGGGGAAAGTCAGATTGGAGAAGATGTCTAGATGGAATCCTCAGtccaaaaattataagaaagCTGAGATAAGTAGCACGGGAAAGAATGCATCAAGGCCCTTAGCAGATGAATACAAGTCCAAAAAGGCCAAAACTTCTTCAGCTGATATTTCTGTATTTGATAAG TCAAAGGTTTCTGAATCAGGTCTTGCTTTGCCCTCTACCAGCATGGCTGCCCATGCAATCGATGACGTTGCTGATATTGTTGAAACAGAGGAGAAGTTTGAGGGAACTGGAAACTTGATAACAGATGAAAAGGAAGCTGCATTTAAAATTCCACCATCGCCTTTACCTCCTCCGCCACCTCCTCCTATTCCTCAAAATGCTCATGTACAG TACCAGGGGGATGATGAGAACGTAGATATAGACGGTACTGAGGAGGAAACAGTAGAAGTGGATGTTGTCTGA
- the LOC113687929 gene encoding histone-lysine N-methyltransferase ATXR2-like isoform X1, with product MEPICPIDSSCSNQISLLLNPPSPPQVQKYFEELIKTRQSCGLEVRTNGKHGKGVYAKVDFKEGDLVLKDPVLFGIQHSSNKMDCLVCSHCFQFIGSVELQIGRKLYLRNLADASGSNSGKRKFSSALKDCSGQCNESRDHGDSDVEEYDVDRCGLSDSKSNTNVIPKDVIDSLMEGGLKLPHSDIVSLPAVVSCPGKCKEAYYCSQSCAEADWNLYHSLLCTGKGSKSLSTEALSVFIQHANETNDIFLLAAKVISFTILRYRKLKTVYFEEKEKHDAPSILGSCNFSLLLEAWEPVSMGYKRRWWNCISLPDDVDCHDEVAFRLQIKELAFTSLQLLKAAIFDKECEPLFSLEIYGHIIGMFELNNLDLVVESPVENYFLYIDDLPDSEKEKAEKVTESFLDALGDEYSGCCEGTAFFPLQSCMNHSCNPNAKAFKREEDRDGQAVLVALQPIHKGEEVTISYIDEELPYEERQSLLADYGFRCRCPKCLDEELPS from the exons ATGGAACCCATATGCCCAATTGATAGCAGCTGCTCCAACCAAATCTCACTTCTTCTCAATCCCCCTTCTCCTCCCCAAGTCCAG AAATATTTTGAGGAGCTTATAAAGACTAGACAATCTTGTGGGCTTGAAGTTAGAACCAATGGGAAGCATGGAAAAG GGGTTTATGCTAAGGTAGACTTCAAAGAAGGGGACCTTGTTTTGAAGGACCCAGTGCTCTTCGGAATCCAACATTCTTCAAATAAG ATGGATTGTTTAGTATGCAGTCACTGTTTTCAGTTTATAGGCTCAGTAGAGCTTCAAATAGGGAGGAAACTGTATCTACGAAATTTAGCTGATGCATCAGGAAGTAATAgtggaaagagaaaattttcaagCGCTTTAAAAGATTGTAGCGGTCAATGTAATGAATCACGTGATCATGGTGATTCAGATGTTGAAGAATATGATGTGGACCGATGTGGTCTGAGCGATTCCAAAAGTAATACTAATGTTATACCTAAAGATGTTATAGACTCGCTTATGGAGGGCGGCCTAAAATTGCCTCATTCTGATATTGTCTCATTGCCTGCGGTTGTGTCTTGTCCTGGTAAATGCAAGGAAGCATACTATTGCAG CCAATCATGTGCTGAGGCTGATTGGAACTTGTATCACTCTTTGCTTTGTACTGGGAAGGGATCCAAATCATTGAGCACTGAGGCACTTTCAGTATTCATACAACATGCTAATG AAACAAACGATATCTTCCTTCTTGCTGCCAAG GTGATCTCATTCACAATTTTGAGGTATAGGAAGTTGAAGACGgtttattttgaagaaaaagaaaagcatgatGCTCCCAGTATTTTGGGCAGTTgtaacttttctctcttgttagAGGCATGGGAGCCTGTGTCAATGGGATATAAGAGAAG GTGGTGGAACTGCATTTCCTTGCCCGATGATGTCGATTGCCATGACGAGGTTGCATTTAGGTTGCAAATAAAAGAGCTGGCATTTACG TCATTACAGCTCCTAAAGGCAGCTATATTTGACAAGGAATGTGAACCAT TATTTTCCCTTGAAATCTACGGTCACATTATCGGCATGTTTGAGCTAAATAACCT TGATTTGGTTGTAGAATCACCGGTAGAGAACTATTTCCTGTATATTGATGATCTTCCAGACTCAGAAAAG GAAAAAGCTGAAAAAGTTACAGAGTCTTTTCTGGATGCTCTTGGTGACGAGTATTCTGGTTGTTGTGAAG GGACTGCATTCTTTCCTTTGCAGAGTTGTATGAACCACTCCTGTAATCCTAATGCCAAAGCATTTAAACGAGAAGAG GATAGAGATGGCCAAGCAGTCCTTGTTGCCCTCCAACCAATTCACAAGGGAGAAGAG GTTACCATATCATATATAGATGAGGAGCTTCCTTATGAAGAAAGGCAGTCATTACTTGCAGATTATGGTTTTAGATGTAGATGCCCAAAATGTTTGGATGAAGAGCTGCCATCTTGA
- the LOC113687929 gene encoding histone-lysine N-methyltransferase ATXR2-like isoform X2, whose translation MEPICPIDSSCSNQISLLLNPPSPPQVQKYFEELIKTRQSCGLEVRTNGKHGKGVYAKVDFKEGDLVLKDPVLFGIQHSSNKMDCLVCSHCFQFIGSVELQIGRKLYLRNLADASGSNSGKRKFSSALKDCSGQCNESRDHGDSDVEEYDVDRCGLSDSKSNTNVIPKDVIDSLMEGGLKLPHSDIVSLPAVVSCPGKCKEAYYCSQSCAEADWNLYHSLLCTGKGSKSLSTEALSVFIQHANETNDIFLLAAKVISFTILRYRKLKTVYFEEKEKHDAPSILGSCNFSLLLEAWEPVSMGYKRRWWNCISLPDDVDCHDEVAFRLQIKELAFTSLQLLKAAIFDKECEPLFSLEIYGHIIGMFELNNLDLVVESPVENYFLYIDDLPDSEKEKAEKVTESFLDALGDEYSGCCEGQWKFG comes from the exons ATGGAACCCATATGCCCAATTGATAGCAGCTGCTCCAACCAAATCTCACTTCTTCTCAATCCCCCTTCTCCTCCCCAAGTCCAG AAATATTTTGAGGAGCTTATAAAGACTAGACAATCTTGTGGGCTTGAAGTTAGAACCAATGGGAAGCATGGAAAAG GGGTTTATGCTAAGGTAGACTTCAAAGAAGGGGACCTTGTTTTGAAGGACCCAGTGCTCTTCGGAATCCAACATTCTTCAAATAAG ATGGATTGTTTAGTATGCAGTCACTGTTTTCAGTTTATAGGCTCAGTAGAGCTTCAAATAGGGAGGAAACTGTATCTACGAAATTTAGCTGATGCATCAGGAAGTAATAgtggaaagagaaaattttcaagCGCTTTAAAAGATTGTAGCGGTCAATGTAATGAATCACGTGATCATGGTGATTCAGATGTTGAAGAATATGATGTGGACCGATGTGGTCTGAGCGATTCCAAAAGTAATACTAATGTTATACCTAAAGATGTTATAGACTCGCTTATGGAGGGCGGCCTAAAATTGCCTCATTCTGATATTGTCTCATTGCCTGCGGTTGTGTCTTGTCCTGGTAAATGCAAGGAAGCATACTATTGCAG CCAATCATGTGCTGAGGCTGATTGGAACTTGTATCACTCTTTGCTTTGTACTGGGAAGGGATCCAAATCATTGAGCACTGAGGCACTTTCAGTATTCATACAACATGCTAATG AAACAAACGATATCTTCCTTCTTGCTGCCAAG GTGATCTCATTCACAATTTTGAGGTATAGGAAGTTGAAGACGgtttattttgaagaaaaagaaaagcatgatGCTCCCAGTATTTTGGGCAGTTgtaacttttctctcttgttagAGGCATGGGAGCCTGTGTCAATGGGATATAAGAGAAG GTGGTGGAACTGCATTTCCTTGCCCGATGATGTCGATTGCCATGACGAGGTTGCATTTAGGTTGCAAATAAAAGAGCTGGCATTTACG TCATTACAGCTCCTAAAGGCAGCTATATTTGACAAGGAATGTGAACCAT TATTTTCCCTTGAAATCTACGGTCACATTATCGGCATGTTTGAGCTAAATAACCT TGATTTGGTTGTAGAATCACCGGTAGAGAACTATTTCCTGTATATTGATGATCTTCCAGACTCAGAAAAG GAAAAAGCTGAAAAAGTTACAGAGTCTTTTCTGGATGCTCTTGGTGACGAGTATTCTGGTTGTTGTGAAGGTCAGTGGAAATTTGGATGA
- the LOC113690759 gene encoding uncharacterized protein isoform X2 — MFPHRQLPLLHRFYSSTTSSPTSFLPSFSSTQFLSTKNSPDSQENKETDDPFKSHPSFHHLSPIKSKSQLLQSYTITPPINPWPKDLSHKRLISLISRQHDLNLALQIFHHAGKYHPKFSHNYQTYQFIIQKLSRARAFQDMETLLDELKRAGISCAENLFIVVIRNYGIASKPKKALKIFLKMNEFSGVKRKNDVNAAIRILDEMPAMGVVPNVVSYTTILSGYVARGDLVGAKRVFHEIHDRGWFPDVMTYTILIDGHCKQGQLVDAIKVMDDMEENGVEPNDVTYGVMIEAFCKEKKSGEAVNLLNDMLDKRNVPSSALCCKLIDVLCVEGKVEEASELWKKLMIKNVTPDNAILSTLIFWLCKEGKIWEARKLFDEFEKGSVPSELTYNTLIAGMCERGELSEAARLWDDMVEKRLSPNAFTYNMLIKGFCNVGNASEGIRVLEEMLERGCSPNESTYSILVKGLHSSGCVSEIPRVLSMAACNGKEIEIVT; from the exons ATGTTCCCTCACCGGCAACTTCCACTCCTCCACCGCTTCTACTCCTCCACCACCAGTTCACCCACCTCTTTCCTCCCCTCATTCAGTTCCACTCAGTTTCTCTCCACCAAAAACTCCCCTGATAgtcaagaaaacaaagaaactgATGACCCCTTCAAGTCCCATCCATCATTTCACCACCTATCCCCCATCAAATCCAAGTCCCAACTCCTCCAGTCCTACACCATCACTCCCCCAATCAATCCCTGGCCAAAGGACCTCTCCCACAAGCGCCTAATCTCCCTTATCTCCCGTCAGCATGACCTTAACCTCGCCCTGCAAATTTTCCACCATGCCGGAAAATATCACCCCAAATTTTCGCATAATTACCAGACCTATCAGTTCATCATCCAGAAGCTCTCCCGCGCCCGTGCCTTTCAGGATATGGAGACCCTTTTGGATGAACTAAAAAGGGCTGGAATCAGTTGTGCTGAAAATCTATTCATTGTTGTGATCAGGAATTATGGGATTGCAAGTAAGCCCAAAAAAGCCCTTAAGATATTTCTGAAGATGAATGAGTTTTCGGGCGTTAAAAG GAAAAATGATGTTAATGCTGCTATTAGAATTTTAGATGAAATGCCAGCAATGGGTGTGGTGCCAAATGTGGTTAGTTATACAACTATTTTAAGTGGATACGTAGCGAGGGGTGATTTGGTTGGTGCCAAGAGAGTGTTTCATGAGATTCATGACCGTGGTTGGTTCCCTGATGTAATGACTTACACAATATTGATTGATGGGCATTGTAAGCAAGGGCAGTTAGTTGATGCTATTAAGGTAATGGATGATATGGAGGAGAATGGTGTTGAGCCAAATGATGTTACTTACGGGGTGATGATTGAAGCTTTTTGTAAAGAAAAGAAGTCTGGAGAGGCGGTTAATTTGCTTAATGATATGCTTGACAAGCGGAATGTGCCAAGCTCAGCTCTGTGTTGCAAATTAATTGATGTTCTGTGTGTGGAAGGAAAGGTTGAGGAGGCAAGTGAATTGTGGAAGAAGTTGATGATAAAGAATGTTACTCCGGATAATGCAATATTGAGCACACTTATATTTTGGCTATGTAAGGAGGGGAAGATATGGGAAGCTAGGAAGTTATTTGATGAATTTGAGAAAGGATCGGTTCCTAGTGAGTTGACATATAACACGCTTATTGCAGGAATGTGTGAGAGAGGGGAATTGTCTGAAGCTGCGAGGTTATGGGATGACATGGTGGAGAAGAGATTGAGTCCCAATGCTTTTACTTATAACATGTTAATTAAGGGATTTTGCAATGTTGGTAATGCAAGTGAAGGAATAAGAGTTCTGGAAGAGATGTTGGAAAGAGgatgttctcctaatgaatctACTTACTCTATCTTAGTCAAAGGTCTGCACAGTTCAGGATGTGTATCAGAAATTCCAAGAGTACTTTCCATGGCAGCTTGCAAtggaaaagaaattgaaattgtTACTTGA
- the LOC113690759 gene encoding uncharacterized protein isoform X1, whose translation MFPHRQLPLLHRFYSSTTSSPTSFLPSFSSTQFLSTKNSPDSQENKETDDPFKSHPSFHHLSPIKSKSQLLQSYTITPPINPWPKDLSHKRLISLISRQHDLNLALQIFHHAGKYHPKFSHNYQTYQFIIQKLSRARAFQDMETLLDELKRAGISCAENLFIVVIRNYGIASKPKKALKIFLKMNEFSGVKRSAKSFNTLLNALVQNKYYDLVYGLFKNCRKKFDIVPNVSTCNILIKALCRKNDVNAAIRILDEMPAMGVVPNVVSYTTILSGYVARGDLVGAKRVFHEIHDRGWFPDVMTYTILIDGHCKQGQLVDAIKVMDDMEENGVEPNDVTYGVMIEAFCKEKKSGEAVNLLNDMLDKRNVPSSALCCKLIDVLCVEGKVEEASELWKKLMIKNVTPDNAILSTLIFWLCKEGKIWEARKLFDEFEKGSVPSELTYNTLIAGMCERGELSEAARLWDDMVEKRLSPNAFTYNMLIKGFCNVGNASEGIRVLEEMLERGCSPNESTYSILVKGLHSSGCVSEIPRVLSMAACNGKEIEIVT comes from the coding sequence ATGTTCCCTCACCGGCAACTTCCACTCCTCCACCGCTTCTACTCCTCCACCACCAGTTCACCCACCTCTTTCCTCCCCTCATTCAGTTCCACTCAGTTTCTCTCCACCAAAAACTCCCCTGATAgtcaagaaaacaaagaaactgATGACCCCTTCAAGTCCCATCCATCATTTCACCACCTATCCCCCATCAAATCCAAGTCCCAACTCCTCCAGTCCTACACCATCACTCCCCCAATCAATCCCTGGCCAAAGGACCTCTCCCACAAGCGCCTAATCTCCCTTATCTCCCGTCAGCATGACCTTAACCTCGCCCTGCAAATTTTCCACCATGCCGGAAAATATCACCCCAAATTTTCGCATAATTACCAGACCTATCAGTTCATCATCCAGAAGCTCTCCCGCGCCCGTGCCTTTCAGGATATGGAGACCCTTTTGGATGAACTAAAAAGGGCTGGAATCAGTTGTGCTGAAAATCTATTCATTGTTGTGATCAGGAATTATGGGATTGCAAGTAAGCCCAAAAAAGCCCTTAAGATATTTCTGAAGATGAATGAGTTTTCGGGCGTTAAAAGGTCGGCGAAATCGTTTAATACTCTGTTGAATGCTTTGGTTCAGAATAAATATTATGATTTGGTGTATGGTTTGTTTAAGAATTGTCGAAAGAAGTTTGATATTGTGCCTAATGTTTCTACTTGCAATATTTTGATAAAGGCTTTGTGTAGGAAAAATGATGTTAATGCTGCTATTAGAATTTTAGATGAAATGCCAGCAATGGGTGTGGTGCCAAATGTGGTTAGTTATACAACTATTTTAAGTGGATACGTAGCGAGGGGTGATTTGGTTGGTGCCAAGAGAGTGTTTCATGAGATTCATGACCGTGGTTGGTTCCCTGATGTAATGACTTACACAATATTGATTGATGGGCATTGTAAGCAAGGGCAGTTAGTTGATGCTATTAAGGTAATGGATGATATGGAGGAGAATGGTGTTGAGCCAAATGATGTTACTTACGGGGTGATGATTGAAGCTTTTTGTAAAGAAAAGAAGTCTGGAGAGGCGGTTAATTTGCTTAATGATATGCTTGACAAGCGGAATGTGCCAAGCTCAGCTCTGTGTTGCAAATTAATTGATGTTCTGTGTGTGGAAGGAAAGGTTGAGGAGGCAAGTGAATTGTGGAAGAAGTTGATGATAAAGAATGTTACTCCGGATAATGCAATATTGAGCACACTTATATTTTGGCTATGTAAGGAGGGGAAGATATGGGAAGCTAGGAAGTTATTTGATGAATTTGAGAAAGGATCGGTTCCTAGTGAGTTGACATATAACACGCTTATTGCAGGAATGTGTGAGAGAGGGGAATTGTCTGAAGCTGCGAGGTTATGGGATGACATGGTGGAGAAGAGATTGAGTCCCAATGCTTTTACTTATAACATGTTAATTAAGGGATTTTGCAATGTTGGTAATGCAAGTGAAGGAATAAGAGTTCTGGAAGAGATGTTGGAAAGAGgatgttctcctaatgaatctACTTACTCTATCTTAGTCAAAGGTCTGCACAGTTCAGGATGTGTATCAGAAATTCCAAGAGTACTTTCCATGGCAGCTTGCAAtggaaaagaaattgaaattgtTACTTGA